One Phoenix dactylifera cultivar Barhee BC4 chromosome 8, palm_55x_up_171113_PBpolish2nd_filt_p, whole genome shotgun sequence genomic window carries:
- the LOC103718808 gene encoding probable glucomannan 4-beta-mannosyltransferase 4, which produces MRFLLLVALATTAFASTAATPQAATLLKLNTWRRHHSILLSTGIDSANVSHSVRQSVAQYLEFFHRYTGDFFPDQASFIWREVRVEVVAPVLRAAVVVSMIMSVMLVMEAVHMSAVSLGVKLLRRRPEKVYRWEPVTGDVEMGSQAYPMVLVQIPMYNEREVYKLSIGAACALTWPPDRIIIQVLDDSTDPVIKDLVELECKIWASKGMNINYVVRDTRKGYKAGALKKGMEQSYVQQCDYVAIFDADFQPQSDFLIKTIPFLMYNSNIALVQARWEFVNYDKCLMTRIQKMSLDYHFKVEQEAGSSTYSFFGFNGTAGVWRISAINEAGGWNDRTTVEDMDLAVRASLKGWKFLYAGDIKVKSELPCTYKAYCHQQHRWTCGAANLFRKMAWDVISTKEVSLCKKLHVIYSFFFVRRIIAPIATFFLYCVVVPISVLVPEVSVPIWGVIYIPTTITLLNAIRNPSSLHIMPFWILFENVMSMHRMKAALIGILETANVNEWVVTEKLGDTLMERPDITLPEKSPNKLRDRINFSELGFAVFLLLCASYNVAEGKNYCYVYIYLQAIAFVVVGIGYVGTFISNS; this is translated from the exons ATGAGATTCCTACTGCTGGTGGCTTTAGCCACCACGGCCTTCGCCTCCACAGCCGCCACCCCACAAGCAGCCACCCTTCTCAAACTCAACACTTGGCGCCGCCACCATTCCATCCTCCTCTCCACAGGCATCGATTCAG CCAATGTATCGCACTCTGTTCGGCAGTCAGTGGCCCAATATCTGGAGTTCTTCCATCGCTACACCGGCGACTTCTTTCCCGACCAAGCGAGCTTTATCTGGAGAGAGGTGCGTGTGGAGGTGGTGGCGCCGGTGCTGAGAGCAGCGGTGGTGGTGTCGATGATCATGTCAGTGATGCTGGTGATGGAGGCGGTGCACATGAGTGCGGTGAGCCTTGGGGTCAAGCTGCTCCGCCGGAGGCCCGAGAAGGTGTACAGATGGGAGCCCGTAACAGGGGATGTGGAGATGGGGAGCCAGGCTTATCCCATGGTCCTTGTCCAGATTCCCATGTACAATGAGAGAGAG GTATACAAACTGTCCATTGGAGCAGCATGTGCACTTACCTGGCCACCGGACAGGATCATAATCCAAGTCCTCGACGACTCAACTGACCCAGTAATTAAG GATTTGGTGGAACTTGAGTGCAAGATTTGGGCAAGCAAAGGCATGAATATAAACTATGTAGTTCGGGACACCAGGAAGGGGTACAAAGCAGGAGCCCTGAAAAAAGGAATGGAGCAAAGCTATGTCCAACAATGTGACTATGTTGCCATATTTGATGCTGATTTCCAACCACAATCTGATTTTCTTATAAAAACAATCCCATTCCTCATGTATAATTCAAACATTGCTCTAGTGCAAGCACGGTGGGAGTTTG TGAATTATGACAAGTGCCTGATGACAAGGATACAGAAGATGTCCCTAGATTATCACTTCAAAGTAGAACAAGAAGCAGGCTCATCTACCTATTCCTTCTTCGGTTTCAACG GGACTGCTGGTGTCTGGCGAATATCGGCTATCAATGAAGCTGGAGGTTGGAATGATAGAACCACTGTGGAAGATATGGACTTGGCTGTTCGAGCAAGTCTCAAGGGTTGGAAATTTTTATATGCTGGTGACATCAAG GTCAAAAGTGAACTGCCATGTACGTATAAGGCTTACTGTCACCAGCAGCACCGGTGGACATGCGGTGCTGCAAACTTATTCAGAAAAATGGCATGGGATGTTATATCGACCAAG GAAGTATCCCTATGTAAGAAACTCCATGTGATCTATAGCTTTTTCTTTGTACGGAGAATTATAGCCCCAATTGCCACCTTTTTTCTCTACTGTGTGGTAGTCCCAATATCAGTCTTGGTTCCAGAAGTCAGTGTTCCCATATGGGGGGTGATTTATATCCCTACAACTATTACCCTTCTCAATGCCATCAGAAATCCTAG CTCTCTCCATATAATGCCATTCTGGATTCTGTTTGAGAATGTCATGTCCATGCATCGCATGAAAGCAGCCCTGATCGGTATACTGGAGACAGCAAATGTGAATGAATGGGTTGTAACAGAGAAGCTAGGAGACACTCTCATGGAGAGGCCTGATATCACTTTGCCTGAAAAGTCCCCAAATAAGTTGAGAGACAG GATCAACTTTTCAGAACTTGGATTTGCTGTCTTTCTCTTACTTTGTGCATCCTATAATGTTGCCGAGGGAAAGAACTACTGCTATGTCTACATCTACCTCCAAGCCATTGCTTTTGTCGTCGTGGGCATTGGTTATGTTGGCACATTCATCTCCAACTCCTAG